The Alnus glutinosa chromosome 8, dhAlnGlut1.1, whole genome shotgun sequence DNA segment aaagagaataatattgtgtcgtttaaggtgggtcgttacataaTATATATCTAATACTAGAGTACGAATTGCAGTGATGTGGAGATTAAGATGTTCGGGATTTAGGATGAGCatttgaggtaagtaaatacttacaaaacaaTTAACTTCTTTAGTATATGCGATGTTGTGAGCCTAATGTTTGCATCAAACAATTATAATTGCAATTAATAAATGAGTTAAGATAATTGAACATATGTTGTGTAGATCGTCATGTACGGATGGTAGGAACATGGGTATAAAGGCCTGACACTATGGTCTAAAGAATTATGTTTATTGTTTGGCCTTAGATCCAATGGCTTTATAGGTAACCAACACAACCATGTTTGAGTGGTGATCACATAGACAACATTGTTAGTAGTGTGGATCACCTAAGGTTTAAATTTGATCGAGCCACTAGCGATACAATATGCGTGCTTCACTGAGTTATCGGTGTCGTACTAGAGGTCACTCGGGACAGTGAAAAACTCTCAATAAGGGGTTAAGAGCTCGAATACACCATATGgaagaaagttatgattatgTATAATTATGTATAAAATTTCCACTAGCATGATTTATAGATTAAATAACATGTGAATTGTCTCTTAAATTATGCTTActctatttcaaaaatattttctttattggTATAATAACAAAGGTAGCACTTACCATTTTTGCAAAATCCATAACATTCTTGATTACCAAAGTTTAAGAAATACGTTTTGTTATTTAAGAATCATTATATAACAAGTCTCGTAATAATTTACTTAATAAGTTGTGGACTTAAGCAGTTATTTTTCGATTGTAAAACACCTTAGTGTTTTGCATATTAACAAGTTTGATAGACTGTTGGGTTAGAGCCAGAGACGGAGGAGGGGGGGGCCGGCAGGGGccctgccccccccccccccccccccaattttttgaaaaaaaaaatttatacagatgaaaaataaaattgtaaaaaaaaaaaaaaaaaaaaaaaaattcaagcccATTGGCCCCTACTCAACAAATTTTGTTGGCCCTTacccaattaaatttttttgacttaACCAAATAAACCTAAAAAGAAACCCACTACAAGTCTACAATCCACAAATTTGCTAAATTGCTATAGACATCAACAGCGCCGTCAAGCACTTAACAGGGCGTCGGTGCCCTTTCAAATTCCAACACAGCCAAaccaaacaacttaaaacaaaaatatttattatttaataaataaaaaaaaactgaaacatCAAACAAAAATACCTCTTCTAGTCTTCTCCACCCCTCTCCTCCAGATCCTAACAGTTTTGTTAGCCGACCCACACCCACCAAATTCGCCTATCACCACTTCTAGATTCACCATCTTTCTCCTACATATGAAGCGACCATTCGACCGATCACTGCACCGGAAATTTCAGGGACGGACTGCCAGAGTCACGAAGCCAACAGACCCATCGCCCAGCCAGTACAATATCGCTTTGTAAGTTCTCAAATCTgaaatccctaaaaaaaaaaaatcattttttccagTCATATATGGTGAAACCGTGAAGaactgaaaaaaagaagaaagaaaacttaaCGTTGAAGAGGAAGACAAGAAGAGTTTACTGTTTAGTCTATTTAGAAGAGTCTAGAGTCTCTAGActaaagaaagagaagaagtcAGGAtaactcaaaaaaagaaaaagaagaggtcaGGAAAAGGCAAGgaagtcaaacaaaaaaatgtaattgtataataataatttgtgttTGCCTTTTCAACTTTTCTCCATCTACTACAGTGAACGGATGGACAACAGCAAGTCATGTATTGATGTACAAATATAATTtgtgtttaaaagaaaaaaaaagggtcatgcataatttgtatttgtcttttcaatttttttccatCTGCATCGATGGACAACAGGACAAGCAACTGAGCAAGTCAAAAAATTAGGAGAATTAGGACAAATGTTTGCATTGCTCAAACAAtttatttacccaaaaaaatttaaatctcACATCCACAATAAGAGAATTAGGAGaaaccaaaaattcaaaaccgcTACTTTTACCATGAGAAGTTGAGAACAGTGAGAGTGAGACTGATTATTTGTGTCATTTGTGAGATTACTTTGTGTTattgataaattataataatgtttaaagtTGGGGATCAGAAAAGTAGTCCAAGTAAAGTTAATAGGTtgattaaaatgaaaaattggtaAGGGTGAGAATTATTAAATAGCTTAAATAGTTTGTTTAGTGATTATTGAATGCCTCGttgacaattttattattattattattattagtttttactttacaatattataaaattttgattttggaaattgttgatttaatttgatttttacgACACAGAACAACAATTAATTCGCAACACAGAAGCAGTGCGAAACCACTCTACGCAAGTCGCACTTTTTGAGGTTAGTTTTCTAAGCTCAATTCCTAATATAAATGGTATTATAATTTggatattatggttattaaatattgagaatattggTTATTATAGTTGATAAGTCAAAACAATTAATTAGAGAATTTAATACGTAAAAACTAttgtatttaatttgttttttatttgagtttGTTAATTGCTatcttacaaatattttttattgcttttctaAAGACTCTAATATaaccatgtaaatttatttgtagataATGGGAAAGCCAAATACAATAtttgactttttcaaaagaaaaaatacacaaagTTCAAATGCCAATGTTGGTGATGCATCTTCGCCAACTTCTGATATCGtaatttctgaaaattcttctaaaaaatctcgAAGAGTTGACGTCAATGAATTTGATATTAGTTCATTGGAGTTTGATCCTGGATTGCGTCGTCAGATATGGGAGTATAATGTTAATCAACGGGATGAAATTCGACGAGCTTACATTAAAGTTGGTCCGTACCAATTTATCCACCCAGACTACCCAAAATCCGGAGATCGAAATTATCTTCGTAGCTTTCAACCTTCGTGGTTCAATCTATTTCCTTCATGGCTTGAATATTCGCGCGAAACAGATGCAGCATTTTGTCTACCATGCTTTCTCTTTAATAAGCCATCTGGACATCCTACGCAACGTGTTTTCACTATAGATGGATTCAAGAATTGGAAGAAAGTTAGAGATGGAAAAAATTGTGCTtttctcaatcatataggaAAAGATCCTAATTCATTTCACAGAATTGCTGAGAGGTCATACGAAGACTTGAAGAACCaatctcaacatatacaaaatgtgtttgaaaatttcacttctgaacaaattgcaaacaatcGACTGCAGTTAAAAGCCTTGATTGATGTTGTTTGAGTGCTTGCATTTCAAGGTGTTGCTTTTAGAGGTCGGGATGAAAGTGTGGATTCAACGAATCGTggaaattttcttgaaatattgaatttaatGGTTTCATATAATGAACAGATTGCTAAAGTGATAGCTAAAGCTCCAAAAAATGCCTCTTATACATCACCAATgatacaaaaagaaattttacatattttttcaaccaGATTGAAGGAGGCAATTCGCAAAGAAATTAGTAATGCAAAGTTTTGCATAATGGTTGATGAAGCTCGTGATGAGTCAATGAAAGAGCAAATGACTATAGTTTTAAGATTTGTCGACAAAGATGGTTTTGTGCGGGAACgtttttttgggcttgttcATGTCGCTAATACTGCGGCACTAACCCTACAAAagggtatatattttgtattgtctcAACATAAGTTAGCCATTGAAAATATTCGAGGGCAAGGATATGACGACGCAAGCAACATGCGAGGTGAGCGGAATGGGTTGCAAGCTTTGATTTCAAATGATTGTCCATATGCCTACTACATTCATTGTTTCGCACATCGTTTGCAATTGGCATTAGTAGCGGCATCAAAAGAAGTTattcttgttcatcaattttttactaatttgaattctattgtcaatattgtttgtgcCTCATGCAATCGATTTGAAGAATTGCGGATTTCTCAAACTGTTGAAATTGCTTACCtgattgaaattaatgagattgAGAGTGGAAGGGGACTTAATCAAATTAGTACTTTACAACGGGCTGGAGATACTCGTTGGAGTTCTCACTTGAGATCAGTTTCTAGCTTGATCAAAATTTTTAGTCCAGTTTGTGAAGTTATTCTTAAAATCATTGATGTGGGAACTACTTCTTCACAACGAGCAGAAGCAGATTCAGTTTATCAAGTAATgacttcatttgaatttgttttcatcTTGCATCTCATGAAAGAAACGATGCAGATTACTGATCATCTATGTCAAGAATTGCAATcaaaatctcaagacattttaagTGCCATGAATCTTGTTTCATCTACCAAAGCATATATCCAACAATATAGAGATGATAAATGGgatgatttacttaccaatgtgAAGTCATTTTGCGAGAAACGCAATATAGATATCCCAGATATGAATGCCCGTTATGTTGAGAGGTGAGGTCGAGCtcgccatcaacaagctgactTTACAATCGAGCAACATTATCGAGTGGATATTTTTTGTGCCTCTATAGATTCTCaattgcaagaattaaatcGCCGATTTAGTGAGCATGCAGTGGAGTTGCTTATTTTCAGCTCAGCTCTTGATCCTCGAGCTGCACGTGAATCTTTtagaattgatgatatttgtcaGTTGGTAAACAAGTTTTATCCTCAAGATTTTACCGATCTTGAAAAGGAACAGTTGGAAATAGAACTTAACCATTATAAGCATAATGTAGTCCTACATTCGAGTTTTCAAGCATTGTCAAATATTTCTGAATTGTGCCAATGGTTGGTTAGTACCGGAAAATCAGCTATCTACCAACTTGTTTTTCGAGTTATTGTACTTGTGCTTACTCTTCCCTTTTCTACCGCAACTACAGAACGAGCATTTTCAGCCatgaatattgtcaaaactaggcttcgcaacaaaattgaagacGAGTTTCTGACGGATTCTTTAATGGTGTACATTGAAAGAGAAATTGCTGCAACAATTAGCATAGATTCAATCATAGATGATTTTCGGGATTTAAAAAAACGGCGGGTTCCattttgataggtgttttggattaaatttgatgtattatgaaacccttattttctataattacttttgtttagtttttttttttttttttgttcaaaaatgcCTTGGCCCCTGCTCAAAATactttctggctccgtccctagTTAGAGCATTTCGATGGGCTAAAGATACTTAATGAATGACTCATGTAGTCAGGTTTGCGTAGCATAGTTAGATGATGTTGAATATTGTAGTTATATTTATTTGGAAGCTTTGTGTTTTGCATTGATGGTagtgaatgatatttttggagatattttaGTTTCGACTCACATAATTATTATTCTGTTATATTTTACTTTGATAGTTAGTGTTTAATGTAGTAAATCCAGATAATTATAAGTTTATTAGTATAGAAGCACtatgaattaattattttaattaattaattgggaGGCGTAACAATATGGTCATGACTAATTATATAAGATAAGACAGGCACATTTAGACaactttttactatttttttcaaaattttggaatTGTCTTTTTATTCAAATGGTGCTTTCAAATGTTCAATTATAGGTTAAGGTGCATGATTTTTAGCCATATGTTAAACTAGTGCATTAGTCAATTTGACAGACAAGCTTGTTGACCTCTCTCATATGGTTGCCTACCAAACATATACCAATGTAGCCAAACTCAACCCAATGGAACAAAAAAACAAGTGCAAAAACTAAATCATGATTTAGATGACACACCAATcatgcaaaataaaataagcacaCACATTCCATCAAATATCATTAAACTctcatgtaaaaaaataaatatatattagacTTTGTAATATctatttatacaagacaatAAAGATTATGATGATTCAAAAACTTGTGCAAGTGACAAGAACACTCACTCACACAATCTTTTcctccctttattttttaataaaaaaaactataaaaaggGAATTATGCAAACTAATGCAAAACACACACGcgcaaacacacacacaccaaaaagaagaagaagaagaagaagacacaaATAGAAGAATGAAAAACTAAATGCAAGGCAAGCAAAatcataaaacaaaaagaaaaacatgccATAGAATGATCAACAAGGTGAGGCCATTCCTGCTAAGCATGTCCAGTGACCTCTAACTAAGGTCACGCACACCAATTGCTTATCTAAGTGCCTCAAAGCTATTGCCATCCACATATTTAGTAAATAGGTATACCAATTAATTGTAAGTGATTACAAAATCTAATGCAACAGTTTTATTTGTATCTCTCGAATATCATACCCTATAATTTGACGTGCCATTCACATAATAAATTTCTCTCGTTACAACTTACAGCTGTCAGGAGTGATTTCTTGGGATTTGCATGGAATATTGTAAGTATTCATACATTGAAGGAgatatttgaaagaaaacataaggctatgaaaattaaaagaaaataacagaataataaaatagacataATTTTACGTGATTTAGTTTATGACCTACGTTCATAGGACAAAGCCTTATGGgctacattttgctcttattcattaattaaatttacagtACAAAATGCTCATATTTATAGGATAATTAGGGTATATGAGAATGATACAACTATGGAGATAATATCAAATCTGATTACATAAAAAGTAGGATATCAAATCAAATCTAATTTAAATAGAATGAAATATGATTATAGGAGATTACAATAAATTACAACCAAATCTATGAAGTCAAATCccaaaatatattctaacaatatcTGTTATACTAGTAGTGTGATACAGGAAACTCTCAATCATGCTCCTATAAAGAGTTTGATCAACACTCTTTCTTGTTGGATCCACACCAAGTTTAACACTCGTGCTCATTAGAGTGCGCAAAGTGATTTTTCCCATTCAAACCAAATTTCTTAACCAGATCTTGGCAAACTTGGATTGAGACACAAACATGCCTTCATctgtttgcttgacttgaagacccAAAAAATAAGTTAGCTTTCCAATCATACTTATTTCGAATTCCTTCTTCATTTTAGCTTCAAAGCCATGAGCATGAGAATATATTGTAGCTCTAAACACAATGTTGT contains these protein-coding regions:
- the LOC133876256 gene encoding uncharacterized protein LOC133876256; amino-acid sequence: MGKPNTIFDFFKRKNTQSSNANVGDASSPTSDIVISENSSKKSRRVDVNEFDISSLEFDPGLRRQIWEYNVNQRDEIRRAYIKVGPYQFIHPDYPKSGDRNYLRSFQPSWFNLFPSWLEYSRETDAAFCLPCFLFNKPSGHPTQRVFTIDGFKNWKKVRDGKNCAFLNHIGKDPNSFHRIAERGRDESVDSTNRGNFLEILNLMVSYNEQIAKVIAKAPKNASYTSPMIQKEILHIFSTRLKEAIRKEISNAKFCIMVDEARDESMKEQMTIVLRFVDKDGFVRERFFGLVHVANTAALTLQKGIYFVLSQHKLAIENIRGQGYDDASNMRELRISQTVEIAYLIEINEIESGRGLNQISTLQRAGDTRWSSHLRSVSSLIKIFSPVCEVILKIIDVGTTSSQRAEADSVYQVMTSFEFVFILHLMKETMQITDHLCQELQSKSQDILSAMNLVSSTKAYIQQYRDDKWDDLLTNVKSFCEKRNIDIPDMNARYVESSALDPRAARESFRIDDICQLVNKFYPQDFTDLEKEQLEIELNHYKHNVVLHSSFQALSNISELCQWLVSTGKSAIYQLVFRVIVLVLTLPFSTATTERAFSAMNIVKTRLRNKIEDEFLTDSLMVYIEREIAATISIDSIIDDFRDLKKRRVPF